In the genome of Cyanobacterium stanieri LEGE 03274, the window TCTATTGATTTTTATGGATTATGAGTCTTTGAGGTTGAGGGATAAGAACTGAAAAAAGGCCTTGTAGTTATACTGAGAAAAGAAGATCAAGTTATTAGGAGACAAAATATGAACCCCAATCCCGCCATTATGAAATCTGTGGAAAAATTAGATTATCGTGTCACGGTGGGTGATGTCGCTTCGGAGAGTGGTTTAGATGTTGCTTTTGCCCAACGGGAGTTGTTGGCCTTGGCATCGGAAGCGGGAGGACATTTACAAGTAGCGGAAACGGGGGATATGGTTTATGCTTTCCCCAATGATTTTCGGGCTATTTTGCGTAATCGTTACTGGAAGTTAAGAGTTAAACAATGGCTTTCTAAGGCATGGGAAGTGATTTTTTATTTGATACGTATTTCTTTTGGTATTTTGTTGATTGCGTCTATTGTAATTTTAGCCGTTGCGATCGCCCTTATTGTGATCGGACTTTCTGCTTCAAGGGGTGATAATGATAACCGTGGTAATGATTCTCGGGGAGGAGGAGGAATGATGTTTGTGCCAAATTTTTGGCTGATGCCTAATCCTTTCTCTATTTTTAGCCCCCGTTACCACCGCAATAATTACTATTATCAACAGTCTTATCAGGGTAATATATCTCAACAATCTAAACAAGAGAGTGAGTTAAATTTCCTTGAAAGTATTTATTCATTCTTATTCGGTGACGGTAATCCTAACCCCAATCTGGAGGAAAGAAGATGGCAGGAAATTGCGGGGGTAATTCAAAACAATCAAGGTGCAGTCATAGCCGAACAAATTGCCCCTTATCTCGATAACATTAACATCTATAATGAAATGAAAGGGACGAAGATTATATGTTACCTGTGTTAACCCGTTTTAATGGTTATCCTGAGGTGTCAGAAACGGGGGACATTATTTACTATTTCCCTGAACTACAGGTTAAGGCAAAGGTAAAAGAAAAAAGCTCTATTGCTCCTTATTTGGAGGAAAATAAATGGCGGTTTAGCATTGCCACCAGTTCACAAAAAATCATGGCATTTGGTTTAGGGGCGGTTTATTTTATCTTGGTATTGGTTTTTTCTTCCCTTACTAAGCAAGATATATCTACTTTATCCCCCGATTTAGTTTCCTTTGTGGATTTTGTGCGTTTTATTTATCCTATTCTTGTCAGTTATTCTGTGGCTTATTTAACAGTGCCTTTAGTTCGTTATTTTTGGATTCAAAATCGCAATGCTAAAATCGAAAAACGTAATGATAATAGGCAAGAGAGGGCTGGTTTATTGATAGAAAATAGAGAGCAATTACAACCTAAAATTAATTATGCCCGTCAATTTGCTAGTCAAAAAGTGCTTAGTGAAGATAAGATGATTTACTCTAGTGATCGAGATATGTTAGATAATTTATTAGAAGAATAAGTCATTAAAATATGCTCTCCCCTAGCCCCTAGAAGACTGGGGGGGAACTTGATTTAACTTCAATTTGGGATAATCGTCGTTAATGTGCTAGAGAAGTTGTGCCACGTCCGTACAGATTACAGGTTACGGGTATTAATACCAAATCCGATTTGTAATATGAAATATAAAAAAGATTGCTATAAATATAATTCGGCTGGGATGTCATTTTAAAGGCTTTATTTGTCGCAAACATTTAAGTATTTCATATAAGATTTACTATCATCCACTTGCCACAGTTGACAATAAACAATTATTATCTTTTTTCTGTTGCCTGTTCCCCGTTCCCTGTTCCCCACTCTAATTAGTATATTTTGATTTACGAATTTAATATAAGCTGATCAAATGCTAATTATTTCTTGAGTGCCAATTATCGATATTTTTTTGTTTTTGACGGGCGATCGCCAATGCCCCATCAGGTACATCATGGGTAATGACTGAACCCGCACCGATGGTAACATCTTCACCGATGGTAACGGGGGCAACAAAGACACTATTTGAACCAGTCTTGGTGCGATCGCCTATAACCGTAGGATGTTTATTAACTCCATCATAGTTAGCGGTAATAGTACCAGCGCCTACATTAACTTGATTACCAAGGGTAGCGTCCCCAATATAAGATAAATGAGCCACATTCGTTTTATTACCAATGGTGGATTTTTTCACCTCCACAAAATTTCCTACCCGACAATTTTCGCCAATATTTGCCTGTCCTCGCAAATGAGTATAGGGGCCTATTTTGCCCCCCGAAGCCACCCGACTATCGGTAATGGTGGAATAAAACACCTTAACATCTTCCCCAAGGTGACTATTTTCGATAAAACTACCAGGGCCGATGTGACATCCTGAACCAATGATGGTATTACCCCTTAAATGGGTTTGGGGTTCGATAATCACATCACTGCCAAGGGTGACGGTATCTTCAATGGTAATGCTATCAGGATCAATCATGGTTACCCCTGCCATCATCCACGCTTCTTTTACCCTTGCTTGTAAAATATCATAGGCCACGGCCAATTGACGACGATCATTAATACCATTAATCTCTAAAGAATCATCAACATCCAAAGCCATGACGGGGTTTAAATAATCCACTACCTCGGTGAGATAATATTCTTTTTGGTCATTATTGGTGCTGAGTTTCGGTAATACTTCTTTAAGGGCATCCCAGTTAAAACAATATACCCCCGCATTGACTCGGGGATTCTGTTTTTGGGCAGAACTACAGTCTCGATGTTCTACAATTTGTTTAACAATATTGGTGCTGTCGCAAAATACCCTTCCATAACCCGTAGGATTGGATAAATTAGCAGTGAGGAGGGTTGCTTGGTTTTTATTTTCCTTGTGGATGGTGATTAATTTTTGAACTGTTTCGGGGCGTAATAGGGGTACATCACCGTTTAAAACCAATAAATCTCCTGAAAAGTCTTTGAGGGGTTCGAGTAACTGTTGAATGGCGTGTCCTGTGCCTAGTTGCTCTTTTTGTTCAACAAATTCTACCTCTTGAAGGTGATGGAGGGCTTCTTTTATTTTATCTCCTTCATAGCCGATAATGATGGCGGTGCGATCGGGTTTTATCAGTTCACAAGAGGCGATCGCCCTTTCCACTAAAGTTTTATTTCCTAAAGGATGTAACACCTTAGGAAGTTTGGATTTCATTCTAGTTCCTTTGCCTGCGGCAAGTATTGCAACTGCTAACATGAGATATTTTTACTACCGTTTGCCCTAGAGTATATCATCAAAGGATTACCTTGGTTTAGTTGAAAATTTAGCAGATATGAAAGATGGAGAGGATGAAAGGTTAAGGGTGGCTTTATCATTGTGGGAAATAGAATTAAAAGCCCTGCAAAATTAAGAGATCAAGATATTGTAACTGTGGATAATTTACTGTTCTTTGTTTGCTATTAATAATTATTATTTAATTTAAATTTATTCTTTAGACTATCTTTTTTGCTAATCTTATTACTGTGCTTTTGTTTAACTGTTTATCATAGACAAACTTTTTTAAGTTATAACAAACAATGTTAATTTAATCTGAGTTCGAGATAAAATTTATAGTCTTGTAAAAGTGTGAACCATTAACAATGGACAGTGAAGAACTATTGCCTGTTCCCCGTTCCCTGTTACCTTCTCCCGATTGACAAGCATTATCCCGAACTGAAGTTAATTTAGTCAGCACATACTTGAGGATTAGAAATAAATAGTAAAAAATAACCGAACAGAAATAGAGTGATTACCGCTCTAATTTTATTTTTTCTGTGGTAAGAAGTATCATATTATAGTAGTAGCAATAATTAAAATTATTTCAGAAAATCGTATCTTTAAAAGCGATTGAAAATGTTCAGTTAAATAAGGAGACAAACAATATATGAACGGTAACATCAGAGTGGGGAATCTATTCGGAATTCCCTTTTATATTAATCCATCATGGTTTTTAATCTTGGGTTTAATGACTCTTACCTACGGTGGACAATTAGCCTTTACTACCGAACTTCCGGGAGTAGTGCCTTGGTTGGTGGGTTTATTCGCTTCTTTACTGCTTTTTGCCTCAGTGTTAGCCCACGAATTGGGGCATAGTTTTGTGGCCATTTCCCAAGGAATTGAAGT includes:
- the glmU gene encoding bifunctional UDP-N-acetylglucosamine diphosphorylase/glucosamine-1-phosphate N-acetyltransferase GlmU; the encoded protein is MLAVAILAAGKGTRMKSKLPKVLHPLGNKTLVERAIASCELIKPDRTAIIIGYEGDKIKEALHHLQEVEFVEQKEQLGTGHAIQQLLEPLKDFSGDLLVLNGDVPLLRPETVQKLITIHKENKNQATLLTANLSNPTGYGRVFCDSTNIVKQIVEHRDCSSAQKQNPRVNAGVYCFNWDALKEVLPKLSTNNDQKEYYLTEVVDYLNPVMALDVDDSLEINGINDRRQLAVAYDILQARVKEAWMMAGVTMIDPDSITIEDTVTLGSDVIIEPQTHLRGNTIIGSGCHIGPGSFIENSHLGEDVKVFYSTITDSRVASGGKIGPYTHLRGQANIGENCRVGNFVEVKKSTIGNKTNVAHLSYIGDATLGNQVNVGAGTITANYDGVNKHPTVIGDRTKTGSNSVFVAPVTIGEDVTIGAGSVITHDVPDGALAIARQKQKNIDNWHSRNN